From Spartinivicinus ruber, the proteins below share one genomic window:
- a CDS encoding helix-turn-helix domain-containing protein codes for MSQINEIIATLKKTLKAHGLTYADVAEYLKLSEASVKRLFASKQFSLDRLESICQMMNMEITDLVSEMKQLKQAPEALTTEQEAELVSDIKLLLVAICVLNHWRFENILTEYQYTEAELIRLLAKLDKLGIIDLLPKNKIKLLVDSNFSWLENGPIKQFFLKHVKSDFFNDQFDNPNELLLSVNGMLSQGSISILQKKLSQIANEFTTLHHEDLKYPLAKREGTCLVIAMRPWELEVFHAYRRT; via the coding sequence ATGTCTCAAATTAATGAAATTATTGCAACTCTGAAAAAAACCTTAAAAGCCCATGGCCTAACCTATGCGGATGTTGCGGAGTACCTTAAGTTATCTGAAGCTAGCGTTAAACGGCTGTTTGCCAGTAAGCAGTTTTCACTGGATCGGTTAGAGTCTATATGCCAGATGATGAATATGGAAATCACTGATCTGGTCAGTGAGATGAAACAGCTTAAGCAAGCACCGGAGGCACTAACAACAGAGCAAGAAGCTGAGTTAGTGTCAGATATTAAGTTGTTACTAGTCGCTATCTGCGTGTTAAACCACTGGCGGTTTGAGAATATTCTAACAGAATACCAATATACTGAAGCAGAGCTCATTCGCCTGCTAGCAAAGCTGGATAAGCTAGGCATCATCGATCTTTTACCTAAAAATAAAATAAAACTCCTAGTTGATAGTAATTTCTCTTGGTTAGAAAATGGTCCTATTAAACAATTTTTTCTTAAGCATGTGAAAAGCGACTTTTTCAATGACCAATTCGATAACCCTAATGAATTACTACTGTCTGTTAACGGCATGCTAAGCCAAGGCTCAATTTCAATCTTACAAAAAAAATTAAGCCAAATTGCTAATGAGTTTACTACCTTACATCACGAAGATTTAAAATATCCACTAGCTAAACGGGAAGGCACCTGTCTGGTAATAGCAATGCGGCCATGGGAGTTAGAGGTTTTCCATGCTTATCGTCGGACTTAA
- a CDS encoding TraB/GumN family protein, protein MIKLIKQIIFSFSWLLMLFSLPALSANDKVFFWSVENNKAKVYLFGSIHLANQAIYPLRPEIKKAFANADTLVVEVNPEAISQNELITLVKQYGHYPAQETLQDNLSPQTYQALADYAKNLGVPILTLKKMRPGFVMLNLTTAQLMKLGYFPDKGLDLHFIKQATNNKKIIELESFGEQLSIFSDLPEPDLFIKVTLESLTNAKTQFSQMIDAWKQGNDEVLFNFMYNDQINKYPQFKPVMDKLLIERNIKMAKSIEDMLSKEGTFFVVVGAAHYIGEEGIIELLKQTGHSPKRI, encoded by the coding sequence ATGATAAAACTAATTAAACAAATTATTTTCAGCTTCTCCTGGCTACTAATGCTGTTTAGCTTGCCAGCTCTTAGCGCCAACGACAAAGTATTTTTCTGGTCTGTTGAAAATAATAAAGCAAAAGTTTACCTATTTGGCTCAATTCATCTTGCCAATCAGGCTATTTACCCTTTAAGACCTGAAATCAAAAAGGCATTTGCAAATGCTGATACCTTAGTTGTTGAAGTAAATCCAGAAGCAATTAGCCAAAATGAATTAATTACACTAGTTAAACAATATGGTCATTATCCAGCCCAGGAAACACTTCAGGATAATCTAAGCCCCCAAACGTATCAAGCGCTAGCTGACTATGCTAAAAATTTAGGCGTGCCAATTTTAACATTAAAGAAAATGCGGCCTGGCTTTGTGATGTTAAACCTCACTACTGCTCAACTTATGAAGCTAGGCTATTTCCCGGATAAAGGGCTAGATTTACACTTTATAAAGCAAGCAACAAATAACAAAAAAATAATCGAGCTTGAATCGTTTGGAGAGCAACTTTCAATATTTTCTGATTTACCAGAGCCAGACCTGTTTATCAAAGTTACCTTAGAAAGCCTCACCAATGCCAAAACTCAATTTAGTCAAATGATTGATGCCTGGAAACAAGGTAATGACGAAGTGCTTTTCAATTTTATGTACAATGACCAAATTAATAAGTACCCACAATTCAAGCCAGTAATGGATAAACTACTAATAGAACGTAATATAAAAATGGCCAAGTCAATAGAAGATATGTTAAGTAAAGAAGGCACTTTTTTTGTAGTGGTTGGCGCAGCCCATTACATTGGAGAAGAAGGCATTATTGAGTTATTAAAACAAACTGGCCATTCACCTAAACGTATTTAA
- a CDS encoding putative quinol monooxygenase — MVSDKLTVFVSIKVSDDARQQVREELLSLIKPTLAEPGCISFQMHESYNDNPHFIFYEEWESKEALQGHLGSPHIKKYRNKTKNQILHTDIQVMKKCSG; from the coding sequence ATGGTGTCAGACAAACTAACCGTGTTTGTATCAATTAAAGTAAGTGACGATGCCAGGCAGCAGGTTCGAGAGGAATTACTTTCTCTTATTAAGCCTACGTTAGCTGAGCCAGGGTGTATTAGCTTTCAAATGCATGAGAGTTATAATGATAATCCTCATTTTATTTTTTATGAGGAGTGGGAAAGTAAAGAGGCTTTGCAGGGACATCTTGGTTCACCTCATATAAAAAAATATAGAAATAAAACCAAAAACCAAATTTTACACACTGATATTCAGGTGATGAAAAAATGTAGTGGATGA
- a CDS encoding Mor transcription activator family protein — MESKLLNQINVEKLPESLQDLVDCIGVTAAYQLSLHFGGQPLYVPKNPERSVLLKRVGYEALNKLSYRFAGATIEIPKHDHFDRQLRDLAIIEESLRGASRKELAQKYGLCLRHIGNIRKGAV; from the coding sequence ATGGAAAGCAAACTATTAAATCAAATTAATGTAGAGAAGTTGCCTGAATCATTACAAGATCTTGTTGACTGTATAGGGGTAACTGCTGCATATCAGCTATCACTTCATTTTGGTGGGCAGCCTTTATATGTACCAAAGAACCCGGAACGATCTGTATTACTCAAACGAGTGGGTTATGAGGCACTCAATAAGTTATCGTATAGGTTTGCAGGTGCCACCATTGAAATTCCCAAGCATGATCATTTTGATAGGCAACTTAGAGATTTGGCTATTATAGAAGAAAGCTTGCGTGGGGCTTCTCGAAAAGAGCTTGCTCAAAAATATGGTTTATGTCTAAGGCATATTGGTAATATAAGAAAAGGTGCGGTTTGA
- a CDS encoding response regulator: MVNNLHEIDLFKVALHDQQTATAHKLEDPAIAAPKKASHSLIRNKTNPTLKTVATKPSATHSQLPTDKRFALIVCSHQPAVSKLEDYCNHLNVGTYIAQDGLQALKWLRIQKPNLLIIGSVLPKMNATQLIALIRRNRSLQNIPIILLNQNNDLFISALAKSLGVESCLNSPIKQSTITKQIKKYCAYSSPRNKPMLGIISDTPSHRLILRHRLVEYNYDICFNADPSQLEGSIENLDKIVDGWILDITSELWLDKIDHFLERLNSPILYGLEPPPVYSKLHHQIKDPKYVKWENKLISKIKEIIK; encoded by the coding sequence ATGGTTAATAACCTCCATGAGATAGATCTTTTCAAGGTGGCTTTGCATGACCAGCAAACAGCTACAGCTCATAAGCTTGAAGATCCAGCTATTGCGGCACCAAAAAAAGCTAGCCACTCTTTAATACGCAACAAAACCAATCCAACATTGAAAACAGTGGCTACTAAACCATCAGCCACTCATTCCCAACTGCCTACTGATAAGCGATTTGCCCTAATTGTTTGTTCACATCAGCCTGCTGTCAGCAAGTTAGAAGACTATTGCAATCACCTCAATGTGGGGACTTATATTGCCCAAGACGGTTTGCAAGCACTCAAATGGTTACGCATTCAAAAGCCAAATCTGTTAATCATAGGATCAGTACTTCCAAAAATGAATGCAACCCAATTGATTGCTTTAATTCGTCGCAACAGATCATTACAGAACATTCCCATTATTTTACTTAACCAAAATAATGATCTATTTATTTCAGCATTAGCAAAGTCATTAGGCGTTGAATCTTGTCTAAACAGCCCAATTAAGCAGTCAACTATTACCAAGCAAATTAAAAAATATTGTGCCTACAGCAGCCCTCGAAACAAACCCATGCTTGGAATAATTTCTGATACCCCCAGCCATCGCTTAATACTTAGACACCGACTAGTAGAGTATAACTATGATATTTGTTTTAATGCTGACCCATCTCAGTTGGAAGGCTCAATAGAGAATCTTGATAAAATTGTTGATGGCTGGATTTTAGACATTACTAGTGAATTATGGCTAGATAAAATTGACCACTTTCTTGAACGTTTAAACTCCCCTATTTTATATGGCTTAGAGCCACCACCAGTCTACTCAAAACTACACCACCAAATTAAAGATCCCAAGTATGTAAAATGGGAAAATAAACTAATTAGCAAGATAAAAGAAATTATTAAATAA
- a CDS encoding AraC family transcriptional regulator yields MLISDQIAKHIRQYVHCLNLAKVQQQSLVSILSNEEGENGCISLAQLDEALLFIYAVTKDPDIHLKIASNMTVSSLGVAGLLALNSKSVEHCINCLIKYCGNMIGSGAELKLDNHSSSCKLRFSFKAEYSLVIEFLSVYSLSFVEFVLSSMTYQQFRYTQLKMLRGKNIFNLSIVNRFGCICVLNSADFLWEFCFADKQLKIKAVYYHEHLYKTLQLKLFEKMNVKQEQTMQDIIYNLIYDINDVTKVNLSEIAKTVKMSPRTIQRKLSDEGVSFTEIQQKAIYQSGIRFLNNPSYSIKEIAYCLGFTSVQAFHRAFKRAAGMTPAEYREKIR; encoded by the coding sequence GTGTTGATCTCAGACCAAATAGCTAAACATATTCGGCAATATGTACACTGTCTTAACTTGGCTAAAGTACAACAGCAAAGTTTGGTAAGCATATTATCTAACGAAGAAGGTGAGAACGGATGCATTTCATTAGCACAGTTAGATGAAGCATTGCTTTTCATTTATGCTGTTACTAAAGATCCTGATATTCACTTGAAAATAGCATCTAATATGACAGTTAGCAGCCTTGGTGTAGCAGGGTTGCTTGCATTAAATTCGAAATCTGTCGAACACTGTATAAATTGTTTAATAAAGTATTGCGGCAATATGATTGGTTCTGGTGCTGAACTAAAGCTTGATAACCATTCATCTAGTTGTAAGCTTAGGTTTTCTTTTAAAGCAGAGTATAGTTTAGTAATAGAGTTTCTATCTGTATATTCTTTGTCATTTGTTGAGTTTGTATTGTCTTCTATGACTTATCAACAATTTCGTTATACTCAACTAAAGATGCTGAGAGGTAAAAATATTTTTAATTTAAGCATTGTGAATAGATTTGGTTGTATTTGTGTATTAAATAGTGCTGATTTTTTGTGGGAGTTTTGCTTTGCAGATAAGCAGCTAAAAATAAAAGCAGTATACTATCATGAGCATCTTTATAAAACACTGCAGTTAAAGCTTTTTGAAAAAATGAATGTTAAACAAGAGCAGACCATGCAAGATATAATTTATAATTTGATATATGATATAAATGATGTGACAAAAGTAAACCTATCGGAAATAGCAAAAACCGTCAAAATGAGTCCAAGAACCATTCAAAGAAAACTAAGTGATGAAGGGGTTTCGTTTACTGAGATTCAGCAAAAAGCTATCTATCAAAGTGGTATTCGTTTTTTGAACAACCCCAGTTATAGCATTAAGGAGATAGCATATTGTCTTGGGTTTACATCTGTTCAAGCATTTCACAGAGCATTCAAGCGTGCTGCTGGTATGACACCCGCTGAATACAGGGAAAAGATTCGGTAA
- a CDS encoding AraC family transcriptional regulator, which yields MHVAASYLEALFLTMEDYGITRESFFKEIGISQATNFGHICGYNSEQFERIILGCIAITGDPNFHLNIMKNHSCCSCDIVGLMALSAPTLGKSIQVFIQYYNEFMDIYAPPQLTYQGDNCELVSPKLINHTTIANIADELRVSSWIYAIKLFIGAHPIINEIWFIHPAPTNHAQYEKIFQCPVYFSMNQTKLVFPTSLLSYENTNYDEGIFLTMLEEVHKQKVVRKKMTPLSVYLYDLFLKKPELIRMPVSQVASQLKMSERTLQRKLQAEGNSYKKISGKAFAYLAKKLLKDTKLPIKTIAFELFFNSQQNFNHAFRTATGLSPKQYRQHQLQIKDT from the coding sequence ATGCATGTAGCTGCATCTTATCTCGAAGCCTTATTTTTAACCATGGAAGACTACGGCATTACCAGAGAATCTTTTTTCAAGGAAATAGGTATTTCACAAGCAACTAATTTTGGCCATATCTGTGGCTATAATAGCGAGCAGTTTGAACGTATTATTCTGGGCTGCATAGCAATTACTGGAGACCCAAACTTTCATCTCAACATAATGAAAAATCATTCATGCTGTAGCTGTGATATTGTAGGTTTGATGGCCTTATCTGCTCCCACATTAGGAAAGTCTATTCAAGTTTTTATTCAATACTACAATGAGTTCATGGATATTTATGCCCCACCTCAATTAACCTACCAAGGGGATAACTGTGAGTTAGTATCCCCAAAACTGATCAACCATACAACTATAGCTAATATTGCAGATGAATTAAGAGTTAGCTCTTGGATATACGCAATTAAGTTATTTATCGGAGCCCACCCAATAATCAATGAAATTTGGTTTATTCACCCAGCCCCCACAAACCATGCCCAATATGAAAAAATATTTCAGTGCCCTGTTTATTTTTCGATGAACCAAACCAAATTAGTATTCCCCACTTCACTATTAAGTTATGAAAATACCAACTATGATGAAGGTATTTTTCTAACTATGCTAGAAGAAGTGCATAAACAAAAAGTGGTAAGAAAGAAAATGACGCCACTATCAGTTTACTTATATGACTTATTCTTAAAAAAACCAGAGCTTATCCGAATGCCTGTTAGTCAAGTTGCAAGTCAATTAAAAATGAGTGAAAGGACTTTACAACGAAAGCTCCAAGCTGAAGGTAACAGCTATAAAAAAATATCAGGAAAAGCATTTGCTTATCTAGCAAAAAAATTATTGAAAGATACCAAGCTGCCAATAAAAACCATTGCTTTTGAGCTTTTTTTTAATAGTCAGCAAAACTTTAATCATGCATTCCGCACAGCCACAGGCTTATCTCCTAAACAATATCGCCAACATCAGCTGCAAATAAAAGACACATAA
- a CDS encoding LysR substrate-binding domain-containing protein produces the protein MHKVRLTPTMLSRLAIFEVAADELSFTKAAERLFVTQSAVSHQIKALEADLNISLFIRQARKLVLTKQGELLAQAVRHSLLELRHTLKHLSSVVNNRLTISCTPSFASRCLLPRLSEFQQMHPDVEVVVVAEARRVDLKKEDVDICIRIGYGDYSGLLVTRMTNEIIMPVCSPALLKNLKKPISLRQLKKLPLIVESAQFWDIPEKDWSYFFRSFGMDVSIKPKNLYSHSYLVLEAVIGGQGVALSQSTLVRDAVKHNILVKPVLEEIETSAGYFLLSRPDHENPQLIESFKEWLTNQMNYENAVTAVA, from the coding sequence ATGCATAAAGTTCGCTTAACGCCTACTATGTTAAGTCGCCTTGCAATTTTTGAAGTGGCTGCTGATGAACTTAGCTTTACTAAAGCTGCAGAGAGACTGTTTGTTACTCAAAGTGCAGTGAGTCACCAGATAAAGGCTCTGGAAGCAGACCTAAATATATCGCTGTTCATCAGACAAGCAAGAAAGTTAGTGCTAACTAAGCAGGGGGAGCTATTAGCTCAAGCGGTAAGGCATAGTTTGCTTGAGCTAAGGCATACCTTAAAGCACTTGTCGTCTGTGGTAAATAATAGACTGACTATTTCTTGTACTCCTTCATTTGCCTCTCGTTGCTTGTTGCCAAGGTTATCTGAATTTCAGCAAATGCATCCGGATGTCGAAGTAGTTGTGGTTGCAGAAGCAAGGCGGGTAGATCTCAAAAAAGAAGATGTAGATATTTGCATTCGAATTGGATACGGCGATTATTCTGGTTTGTTAGTGACTAGAATGACCAATGAGATCATTATGCCGGTTTGTAGTCCTGCTTTATTAAAAAATTTAAAAAAACCGATATCTTTACGGCAACTAAAAAAACTGCCACTGATTGTTGAAAGCGCTCAATTTTGGGATATTCCTGAAAAAGACTGGTCATACTTCTTTCGATCTTTCGGGATGGATGTCAGCATTAAGCCAAAAAACCTTTATAGTCATAGCTATTTAGTGCTGGAAGCTGTTATCGGTGGTCAGGGTGTTGCATTAAGCCAGTCAACGCTGGTTCGGGATGCAGTAAAACATAATATTTTGGTTAAACCTGTCTTGGAGGAAATAGAAACGAGTGCAGGTTATTTTTTGTTATCGAGACCAGATCATGAAAACCCGCAGCTAATTGAATCTTTCAAGGAGTGGTTAACTAATCAAATGAATTATGAAAATGCAGTAACAGCTGTTGCTTAA
- a CDS encoding DUF1127 domain-containing protein, with protein sequence MNNGHILETQLESDRANSLAFNEITTSQLLKNIRHEFFNWLKKRQTHKMLSQLSDRQLKDIGWYREGANFFPLHRFNQH encoded by the coding sequence ATGAATAATGGTCACATACTAGAGACCCAATTAGAATCAGACAGAGCTAACAGCTTAGCATTTAACGAGATCACTACGAGTCAGCTATTAAAGAATATTCGTCATGAATTTTTTAACTGGTTAAAAAAGAGACAAACCCATAAAATGTTATCTCAATTAAGTGATCGACAGTTGAAGGATATTGGCTGGTATCGTGAAGGCGCCAACTTTTTCCCTTTACATCGATTTAACCAACACTAA
- a CDS encoding HAD-IG family 5'-nucleotidase produces the protein MTKHAPGQFGIEALTKVGPTQLINILKNKLQEHRKMKRCEHVFNQLTDQELRDLGFYRYGNRFFPLDD, from the coding sequence ATGACCAAACATGCGCCTGGCCAATTTGGTATAGAGGCATTAACCAAAGTAGGCCCAACTCAACTGATCAACATTCTAAAAAACAAACTACAAGAACACCGAAAAATGAAGCGGTGTGAACATGTATTCAATCAGCTAACAGACCAAGAACTCCGAGACTTAGGCTTCTATCGCTATGGGAATCGCTTTTTCCCACTGGACGACTGA
- a CDS encoding Hsp20 family protein gives MMMRNSYDFSPFYRSAIGFDRLFSLLDNVSRTEQNQPAYPPYNIELIEENKYRISMAVAGFSQEELHIEVEENNLSVSGKKQTDTSKQTFLYQGIAARNFERRFQLADHVKVVNARIENGLLHIELEREVPEAVKPRKIAIESADSGPYLAEAKTSCCA, from the coding sequence ATGATGATGCGTAACAGCTATGATTTCTCACCTTTTTATCGTTCTGCAATTGGTTTTGACCGTTTATTCTCTTTATTAGATAACGTGTCTAGAACAGAGCAAAACCAACCAGCCTATCCACCTTATAATATTGAGTTAATTGAAGAAAATAAATATCGAATTTCCATGGCTGTAGCAGGATTCAGTCAGGAAGAGTTACATATTGAAGTTGAAGAAAACAACCTGAGTGTTTCAGGTAAAAAACAGACTGATACCAGCAAACAAACCTTTCTTTATCAAGGTATTGCCGCCAGAAATTTTGAGCGACGTTTTCAATTAGCAGACCATGTAAAAGTTGTTAATGCCCGAATAGAAAATGGTTTATTACACATTGAGCTTGAGCGTGAAGTGCCCGAAGCCGTAAAACCAAGGAAAATTGCCATTGAGTCAGCTGATAGCGGTCCTTATCTAGCCGAGGCAAAAACCTCTTGCTGTGCATAA